The proteins below come from a single Limnobaculum xujianqingii genomic window:
- a CDS encoding Rha family transcriptional regulator produces MIIENKNLTMSHVEIAELVGSRPDSVKRTIETLAEKGIITFTQTVEKSSGGRPGTIYHVNKRNSYVVVAQLCPEFTARLVDRWQELEEQATHPALPSTYIEALEELLTSKKNEEALTLVNKEQEAEINDLKNLFKEGMTTTQFCKMLNGVNTQQINSYLAERNWLFNESKSGTRWRCASYARDKYLTEHQHKISVHGGEDFIKFQPVLLRKGAERIFTLYRQAKLPMKANWDGQFTHDKQIQVAS; encoded by the coding sequence GTGATTATTGAAAATAAAAACTTAACCATGTCACATGTTGAAATTGCAGAATTGGTAGGATCGCGTCCTGACAGTGTAAAGCGAACCATAGAAACTTTGGCAGAAAAAGGGATTATTACTTTTACACAGACTGTGGAAAAGTCCTCTGGTGGGCGTCCAGGAACTATTTATCATGTCAATAAGCGAAATAGCTATGTCGTGGTTGCTCAACTTTGCCCTGAATTCACTGCTCGACTTGTTGATCGCTGGCAGGAATTGGAAGAACAAGCAACACACCCTGCCCTACCATCTACCTACATTGAAGCGCTGGAAGAGCTACTCACCAGTAAGAAAAATGAAGAGGCACTTACGCTCGTCAATAAAGAGCAGGAAGCTGAAATTAACGACCTGAAAAATCTGTTCAAAGAAGGCATGACCACAACTCAGTTCTGTAAAATGCTCAACGGCGTCAACACTCAGCAAATTAACAGCTATTTAGCTGAGAGAAATTGGCTATTTAACGAAAGTAAATCCGGCACCCGCTGGCGCTGTGCGTCATATGCCCGCGATAAGTACCTCACGGAGCATCAACACAAAATTAGCGTTCATGGTGGGGAGGACTTCATTAAATTTCAGCCTGTTCTACTGCGAAAAGGTGCTGAACGGATATTTACTTTATACCGGCAGGCTAAATTACCAATGAAGGCTAACTGGGATGGTCAGTTTACTCACGA